A genomic segment from Triticum dicoccoides isolate Atlit2015 ecotype Zavitan chromosome 1A, WEW_v2.0, whole genome shotgun sequence encodes:
- the LOC119363818 gene encoding inactive cytochrome P450 76AD1-like, whose translation MADLSLVCAASLPLTLLAAYALQPLADARRRLPPGPRPLPLLGNLLDIGEHPHRSFASLADIHGPLMFVRLGTVPAVVATSPEAAREVL comes from the coding sequence ATGGCTGACTTGTCCCTCGTGTGCGCGGCATCGCTCCCACTCACTCTGCTCGCGGCCTACGCGCTACAACCACTGGCCgacgcgcgccgacgcctcccgccCGGCCCCAGGCCACTCCCGCTCCTCGGTAACCTCCTCGACATCGGCGAGCACCCTCACCGTTCCTTCGCCAGCCTCGCCGACATCCACGGCCCGCTCATGTTCGTCCGCCTCGGCACTGTCCCAGCCGTCGTGGCCACCTCGCCGGAGGCCGCCCGCGAGGTCCTGTAG